One genomic region from Candidatus Xiphinematobacter sp. encodes:
- the lysA gene encoding diaminopimelate decarboxylase: MHHFAFHNGSLCCEQHKLSYLSRHYGTPLYVYSAQTIRDNFRRLKAALAPLNHLVCYAVKANSNLYILNLFAGLGAGFDIVSGGELYRILQAGGYASRCTFAGIGKTREEIDYALREGVYCFIVESEAELETINGIAGKLGRRAPVALRINPDVEVSTHSYITTGKANNKFGIDLSHAEEAYAHAAALPHLSIRGVQTHIGSQILDCRPFVEAIRKLSSLVVQLAERYGIEFFSVGGGMGIVYQEALESGAPQWWKEADPELLTPERYAAALLPLLSSLGVKILFEPGRSLVGNAGILITRVIQAKKQSAKRFVIVDAGMNDLIRPALYGTPHQVVPLEHSPHLGSGTADVVGPVCESGDFFLQEATLPDYQPGDYLALMSAGAYGSAMSSRYNSRPLAAEVMVDNSESFLIREREKFSDLILREHVMGISSNISHL, encoded by the coding sequence ATGCATCACTTTGCTTTCCACAATGGGTCTCTCTGCTGTGAACAGCATAAACTCTCCTACTTAAGTAGGCATTATGGGACTCCTCTCTATGTCTATTCGGCACAGACTATCAGGGATAATTTCCGGCGTTTGAAAGCTGCTTTAGCACCTTTAAACCACCTAGTCTGCTATGCAGTTAAAGCTAATTCCAATCTGTATATTCTGAATCTTTTTGCCGGGCTAGGGGCTGGATTTGACATTGTCTCTGGTGGCGAACTTTATCGAATCCTGCAGGCCGGTGGATATGCTAGCCGTTGCACCTTTGCAGGAATCGGTAAAACCCGGGAAGAAATCGACTATGCACTTAGGGAAGGTGTATACTGCTTCATCGTAGAATCTGAAGCAGAACTGGAGACTATCAACGGAATTGCTGGGAAACTGGGGAGAAGGGCTCCAGTAGCTCTACGCATTAATCCAGATGTGGAAGTGAGCACACACTCTTATATCACCACTGGAAAGGCCAACAACAAATTCGGAATCGACCTAAGCCATGCCGAAGAAGCGTACGCCCACGCTGCTGCCCTGCCTCACCTTTCCATCCGCGGCGTCCAGACTCACATTGGCTCCCAGATTTTAGATTGCCGACCCTTTGTAGAAGCCATTAGAAAGCTATCTTCTCTAGTTGTTCAGCTTGCGGAACGCTATGGGATTGAGTTCTTTAGCGTGGGGGGGGGTATGGGAATTGTCTATCAAGAAGCTCTAGAAAGTGGGGCTCCACAATGGTGGAAGGAGGCGGATCCAGAACTCTTAACTCCAGAGAGATACGCAGCAGCTCTGCTGCCACTCCTTTCTTCCCTAGGGGTTAAAATTTTATTTGAACCTGGCCGTAGTCTTGTCGGAAACGCTGGAATTCTTATCACACGAGTAATCCAAGCTAAGAAGCAATCTGCCAAGCGCTTTGTGATCGTGGATGCCGGCATGAACGACCTCATTCGGCCAGCCCTTTATGGAACGCCACATCAAGTAGTTCCTCTCGAGCACTCCCCTCACCTTGGCTCAGGTACGGCAGACGTTGTCGGACCTGTCTGTGAGAGCGGCGATTTTTTCCTGCAGGAGGCTACTCTCCCTGATTATCAGCCAGGAGATTATTTAGCACTTATGAGTGCAGGTGCCTATGGTTCTGCTATGTCTTCCCGATACAATTCCCGTCCTCTTGCGGCAGAAGTCATGGTAGACAACTCCGAATCTTTCCTTATTCGGGAACGGGAAAAGTTTTCTGACCTCATCCTCAGAGAACACGTTATGGGCATCTCCTCAAATATTTCCCACTTGTAA
- a CDS encoding NAD(P)/FAD-dependent oxidoreductase codes for MSYTSGTVGNQSSLPVVVIIGGGFGGLSAARGLADVAVRVILIDRSNHHLFQPLLYQVATSGLAEADIAEPIRSILRTQRNVEIFLDEVTRIDTLKKLVVTPDLTLRYDYLILACGARHSYFGKDEWERHAPGLKTLEDAINVRNRILVAFEDAEKASVPEERERAMTFVIVGGGPTGVETAGAIAELAHHTLRRDFRHINPPEARIILVEAASHILPTFDPVLSGKALKQLKKLRVEVRLAAKVTRITGDYVEVNGATIPTRTVIWAAGNVASPLGSQLGVEVDRQGRVIVNADMSIPGHPEVFVIGDMAFSRRPDGTPVPGVSPAAVQAGRLVARNILCLLNRVSTKHFAYVDRGSMATIGRHAAVVDLHLIKFGGYFAWITWTLIHLYFLTGFRKRSRVFLSWIFSYLTYATTSRIILLRAWQNKLSGGRSTSKTLDG; via the coding sequence ATGAGCTATACAAGTGGAACCGTCGGAAATCAATCGAGCCTACCAGTTGTCGTTATTATCGGGGGAGGGTTTGGCGGGCTCTCTGCTGCCCGCGGCCTCGCAGATGTGGCAGTCCGAGTTATTCTAATTGACAGAAGTAATCATCATCTTTTTCAGCCGCTTCTCTACCAGGTTGCAACGTCCGGCCTGGCGGAAGCAGATATCGCTGAACCGATTCGCTCTATTTTACGTACCCAAAGAAACGTAGAGATTTTTCTCGACGAGGTAACCAGGATTGATACGCTTAAGAAGCTAGTGGTAACGCCAGACCTAACTCTACGCTACGACTACCTTATTCTAGCCTGTGGTGCACGTCATTCCTATTTTGGAAAAGACGAATGGGAGCGGCACGCTCCAGGTCTAAAAACTCTGGAAGATGCTATTAACGTTCGAAATCGCATCCTTGTGGCATTTGAGGATGCCGAGAAGGCTTCTGTGCCAGAAGAGCGCGAGCGAGCAATGACCTTTGTGATAGTAGGAGGGGGACCGACTGGCGTAGAAACGGCGGGCGCTATTGCTGAACTGGCACACCATACCTTAAGAAGAGATTTTCGCCATATCAATCCGCCAGAGGCTCGGATTATTCTTGTGGAGGCCGCCTCCCACATTCTTCCTACTTTTGATCCTGTCCTTTCCGGCAAAGCCCTTAAACAGCTAAAAAAACTTCGCGTGGAGGTCCGCCTTGCCGCGAAGGTCACTCGAATTACAGGGGATTATGTAGAAGTAAATGGAGCCACCATTCCCACTCGTACCGTTATTTGGGCCGCCGGAAACGTGGCTTCTCCTCTGGGAAGTCAACTTGGCGTCGAAGTAGATCGTCAAGGACGGGTCATAGTCAATGCAGATATGAGTATTCCCGGGCATCCCGAAGTGTTCGTGATTGGAGATATGGCGTTCTCCAGACGTCCCGACGGCACTCCTGTTCCTGGTGTTTCTCCAGCGGCAGTACAAGCTGGACGTCTTGTAGCAAGGAATATCCTTTGCCTATTAAACAGAGTTTCCACGAAACACTTCGCGTATGTGGACAGAGGGAGTATGGCCACCATTGGACGGCATGCTGCTGTAGTCGATCTGCATCTGATTAAGTTCGGCGGGTACTTTGCTTGGATCACTTGGACACTAATCCACCTTTATTTTCTCACCGGGTTTAGGAAGCGCTCGCGTGTGTTTCTAAGTTGGATCTTCTCTTATCTGACCTATGCAACCACGTCTCGCATAATTCTTCTCCGGGCTTGGCAAAATAAGCTTTCTGGGGGCCGTTCTACCTCCAAAACACTCGATGGTTGA
- a CDS encoding ATP phosphoribosyltransferase — protein MKKIDDKKLLLGLPSGSLMEATVQLFAKAGFSISGSTRSYRPVIDDPDLEIRVLRAQEISRYVEHNYLDAGITGQDWIAESGARVREVGVLPYSRASTSPTRWVLVVSEESPVHSVYDLEGKRIATEVVSLTRGFFKKHGVSVQVEFSWGATEVKVPDLADAIVEITETGASLQANKLRIVDTLLESYPALVTNKCSWKNKWKRGKLESLALLLKGALDAHSLVGIKMNLPSASLEKLLRALPSLRNPTVSPLAQASWVAVEAVVEEKVVREILAKLKALGAEGIIEYPLNKVVY, from the coding sequence ATGAAGAAAATAGATGACAAGAAACTGCTTCTTGGTTTGCCTTCCGGCAGTCTGATGGAAGCCACGGTGCAGCTCTTTGCGAAGGCAGGCTTTAGTATTTCTGGTTCTACCCGCTCCTATCGTCCCGTGATAGACGATCCCGATTTAGAGATCCGAGTTTTACGTGCTCAAGAGATTAGCCGTTATGTAGAGCACAATTATTTAGATGCTGGGATTACCGGACAAGACTGGATAGCTGAGAGTGGTGCTCGCGTACGCGAGGTAGGAGTACTTCCCTACAGCAGGGCGAGTACCAGCCCAACGCGCTGGGTGCTGGTGGTATCCGAAGAATCTCCCGTGCACTCGGTGTATGATTTGGAGGGGAAGCGGATTGCAACTGAAGTGGTCAGTTTAACTAGAGGTTTTTTTAAAAAGCACGGAGTGAGCGTTCAGGTTGAATTCTCTTGGGGTGCTACTGAAGTCAAGGTACCAGACTTGGCAGACGCGATCGTGGAGATTACGGAAACTGGTGCTTCACTTCAAGCTAACAAGTTACGGATCGTAGACACCTTGCTAGAGTCCTATCCAGCTCTGGTGACAAATAAGTGTAGTTGGAAAAATAAATGGAAAAGAGGCAAGCTGGAAAGCCTTGCTCTCTTACTAAAGGGGGCCTTAGATGCCCATAGCCTAGTTGGGATAAAGATGAACCTCCCCTCAGCAAGTTTGGAAAAACTGCTGAGGGCTCTGCCTTCGCTGAGAAATCCCACTGTTTCTCCTCTGGCTCAGGCCAGTTGGGTTGCGGTGGAAGCTGTTGTCGAAGAAAAGGTAGTCCGAGAAATCCTCGCTAAGCTGAAAGCACTCGGAGCAGAAGGGATCATTGAATATCCTTTAAACAAGGTTGTCTACTAA
- a CDS encoding ABC transporter substrate-binding protein: MTNWKDTYLTIGHSPDPDDAFMFYAMVEEKIDLRGYHFRHILRDIETLNRQAVLGELHVSAISIHAYAHLRDQYLLLPIGASMGDGYGPLLITHHTLPVPSFSSADDCRKWLLNQRIAVPGQMTTAYLSTQIFLGEFKHIAVPFDEIFSAVKNGEADVGLLIHEGQLTYLRRGFKKILNLGEWWKSYTQLPLPLGGNVIRKDIPPFVQRDIVEILEESIRYGLQHPSTAIEHSLPYARGMGSELARQFIEMYVNDYTLGYGRKGHQAIERLFSEAHSRGIVSPLVVPRYALT; this comes from the coding sequence ATGACCAACTGGAAAGACACCTACCTCACGATAGGGCACTCGCCGGACCCAGATGATGCTTTTATGTTCTACGCAATGGTTGAGGAAAAAATTGACCTAAGGGGCTACCATTTCCGGCATATTCTACGGGATATCGAGACACTCAATAGGCAGGCCGTGCTGGGAGAACTGCACGTTTCAGCAATTTCCATCCATGCCTATGCCCATCTAAGAGACCAATATCTGCTCCTCCCCATCGGAGCAAGCATGGGAGACGGCTACGGTCCTCTGTTGATTACCCACCACACACTTCCTGTCCCTTCCTTTTCCTCCGCAGATGATTGTAGAAAATGGCTTCTCAACCAACGTATTGCTGTCCCAGGACAGATGACCACTGCCTACTTGAGCACGCAGATTTTTTTAGGAGAATTCAAGCATATCGCTGTTCCTTTTGATGAAATTTTCTCCGCAGTAAAAAATGGAGAAGCAGATGTTGGCCTGCTTATTCACGAAGGCCAGCTCACTTATCTAAGGCGCGGCTTTAAAAAAATATTGAATCTGGGAGAATGGTGGAAATCCTATACGCAGCTCCCACTCCCCTTGGGAGGGAATGTGATCCGAAAAGACATTCCCCCCTTTGTCCAAAGGGACATTGTGGAGATTCTCGAGGAGAGTATTCGATACGGACTTCAGCATCCAAGCACTGCTATAGAACACAGTTTGCCCTACGCTCGTGGAATGGGATCGGAGCTTGCGCGTCAATTTATCGAGATGTACGTTAACGACTACACCCTTGGCTACGGTAGGAAGGGGCATCAGGCTATTGAGAGGCTTTTCTCCGAAGCGCACAGCAGAGGGATCGTGTCTCCCCTCGTTGTGCCGCGATATGCACTTACCTAG
- a CDS encoding DJ-1/PfpI family protein codes for MFTKVPSVFCLLASGFEEIEALVPVDLLRRAGSKVVLATVERKLEVRGCNGILVVADTLLSETAPALSVEGRPQFDILMIPGGRRGIVRLREDGRARQLAAAYEKGGAWVAAICAGPMILSDAGLLEHRRFTAHFSLSGELPYTFVTAERVVIDKRIVTSRGAGTALDFGLTLVSLLMGPKKAEEISYSIMAS; via the coding sequence ATGTTTACGAAAGTGCCGTCCGTTTTTTGCCTGCTCGCTAGTGGTTTCGAAGAGATAGAGGCCTTGGTACCAGTGGATTTGCTAAGGCGTGCAGGCAGTAAAGTGGTGCTTGCCACGGTGGAGAGGAAACTAGAGGTAAGGGGGTGCAACGGAATTTTGGTAGTGGCAGACACTCTTCTTTCAGAGACTGCTCCAGCCCTCTCTGTGGAGGGCAGGCCTCAATTTGATATTCTAATGATACCAGGTGGCCGGAGGGGGATTGTTAGATTACGGGAGGATGGTCGCGCCCGGCAGCTAGCGGCTGCCTACGAAAAAGGGGGAGCTTGGGTTGCAGCTATTTGTGCCGGTCCAATGATTCTCTCTGATGCTGGGCTATTGGAGCACCGCCGATTTACGGCACACTTCTCTCTCTCCGGGGAATTGCCTTACACTTTCGTCACCGCGGAGCGCGTGGTGATAGATAAACGTATTGTGACATCCCGCGGTGCGGGCACCGCTCTCGACTTTGGTCTTACTTTGGTGAGCCTCCTCATGGGCCCCAAAAAGGCAGAAGAAATCTCCTACTCTATTATGGCTTCCTAA
- the rnc gene encoding ribonuclease III: MNSLEMQIGYKFRNPLLLVEALTHPSIATERKNFPFDNQRLEFLGDSVLQLVVTERLFTLFPSSNEGRLTKLRAGMVSRNNLKDYAAALGLGRHLVIGHGEDVNGGRTRASTLADAFESLAGAIYLDGGLEQVRKFILQQIQSDFENKPLQDSEESSNPKGKLQEILQSISATIPEYILLSQSGPEHRKYFQCGVMWERQELGRGTGYSKQMAEKAAASAALIDRAWETPLASAS, encoded by the coding sequence ATGAACTCGCTAGAGATGCAAATCGGATATAAGTTCCGAAATCCCCTCCTTCTGGTAGAAGCCCTCACCCACCCCAGTATTGCCACGGAACGCAAAAATTTTCCTTTCGATAATCAGCGACTGGAATTCCTTGGGGATTCAGTATTACAGCTTGTGGTTACCGAGCGCCTCTTTACTCTCTTTCCTAGCTCCAACGAGGGACGGCTCACTAAGTTACGAGCAGGGATGGTTTCGCGCAACAATCTTAAGGACTACGCAGCCGCACTTGGCCTTGGAAGACACCTTGTGATAGGTCACGGGGAAGACGTTAATGGAGGACGTACTCGTGCCTCAACTCTAGCTGATGCTTTTGAGTCTCTGGCTGGTGCAATTTATCTAGATGGGGGGCTGGAGCAAGTTCGGAAATTTATCCTCCAACAAATTCAGAGTGACTTTGAAAACAAACCTCTGCAAGATTCGGAAGAATCATCTAACCCCAAAGGCAAGTTGCAGGAGATCCTTCAGTCTATTTCTGCAACTATACCAGAGTATATCCTACTCAGCCAGAGCGGCCCGGAACACAGAAAATACTTTCAGTGTGGTGTGATGTGGGAAAGGCAAGAGCTTGGTCGGGGCACCGGGTACAGTAAGCAAATGGCGGAAAAAGCAGCCGCTAGCGCAGCACTAATCGATCGTGCTTGGGAGACTCCGCTGGCTTCTGCCTCCTAG
- the rplS gene encoding 50S ribosomal protein L19 has product MAFFEEIEKEQLKSEVTPFAVGDSVKVHIRVIEGEKERVQVYSGIVIARRGIGLNASFIVRRVSFGEGVEKSFSLHSPRISRIQVERRGCVHRSKLYYLRKRKGKSAMAVKERSF; this is encoded by the coding sequence ATGGCTTTTTTCGAGGAAATTGAAAAGGAACAGCTCAAGTCAGAGGTCACTCCCTTTGCAGTTGGGGATAGTGTCAAGGTACACATACGCGTGATTGAAGGGGAGAAGGAGCGTGTCCAGGTTTATTCTGGTATCGTTATTGCTCGGAGAGGTATAGGGCTCAACGCGAGTTTTATCGTACGACGCGTTTCTTTTGGGGAAGGAGTGGAAAAGAGCTTTTCACTTCATTCTCCAAGGATTTCCAGGATCCAGGTAGAAAGAAGGGGATGTGTGCATCGTTCCAAGCTCTATTATTTACGCAAGCGCAAAGGAAAGTCTGCCATGGCGGTCAAAGAGAGGTCTTTCTGA